From the Megalopta genalis isolate 19385.01 chromosome 13, iyMegGena1_principal, whole genome shotgun sequence genome, one window contains:
- the lgs gene encoding BCL9 domain-containing protein legless isoform X1, with product MKTEKKPSEPSCVSTTVVKEEPDTDPVKIKEESSGANNDDTTGEDTVECPRDPCLDPTNGESTLSGENQNNNTNQPILNSVKQEGDHNNPTDDLPDCSGNVITADGIQPLVSNVLGKQMGTNTGSGEAQYMQQQSQIFVFSTTLANKGADAVLQGQYPSIIAYHCAQPGTKKYLEKHPNKVNQFRQNPAQWLNNFAMMKQKGHQGGTNNTFPTEQPPDLPALDPNAPPFWNEQPNLRNLNGGNSLGNSEPSLDDANIDVPCLVPNSPGNAANPQPSNSTMGHSPNLLGGSTSPGPGSLQPSLQGVKVPDENLTPQQRQHREVQLATIRKMQMMLFPEHKEEPTNTLDTTQGTTVSSCPSTNVPPVVPSQCPPSMDWHKLQHQFLDGKTKGSVGSPGTGVSLRGAGMVGVPRSQGPPPPYHQTTRSASVPIAIQSPNPSSPNNPTSNLSLPSPRASSALNSPADCNRQFQLSNQRTNHLPGQSPTSQDSPNPTVGNATAVSTTRLNHSNPGTPVSHSHISSLSPSGPTAQKDSPLDFPNSQPPNVDGMFCRTLQSLAQQKQHTGAVNAAGVKEANLMPVPSPQQIQYLNTFEGQELTIQKQPNTSLKDGNLSTNTTSNTEISNRILPGNLDNSNQFSARSEGASPVQMDSMNRGFAGSLHSPHTPHTPHTPGNGAPHTPVDPGKPGNKSSASAQSSPVPHNTNIPDSMGPPRTVPASPTTKPDTSPPSTKDTQQQQQQQQQQTQQQQPPPQQQQQQSSVVNPNNSGSTTVVPSLGGGTAGSFPCGRPSINVSQPSDNVPLNPNNIGGRLGSLTAMSTNHFDPITSLAQMSQQLTNTAASNSLGNDGPIHSGNTGMMQFGNPHNMHMMQMGSEMNGNCHMGGPPNEPGEVGGMCMGLPGPPTSYSPTTSHTGSPGVVPSKMGHPIMGHGMMSSHSGSAGGAYPGGDPHAPPPRLMTGHVTGPSPYNGANVQVKPSAPNTIQYLPARPNVGHTPRGPPSLDFLQRFTNPLSNLESKMGTPSVNLQYFPNGCVPNNMGPHGGMPSAMTGGLPSMGGSPRMDGQSMNSSVGVHPSMRPVGNMRPQPNLMRMQHMVGGGVFPGGSMDPDKVFPPEMVSQVPNQANPGMFVSGSKGSPMGLGPPPDATQPLPPSMGGATSNFKNSPFVGSGPSMSDPNYAQQFHNFQQQLYATSTRGSGPPHPNLHPPPNSHSHQQFFMPK from the exons atgaaaacagaaaagaaaccAAGCGAACCGAGTTGCGTGTCTACCACTGTAGTGAAAGAGGAGCCTGATACTGATCCAGTCAAGATCAAGGAGGAAAGTAGTGGAGCTAACAACGATGACACAACTGGAGAGGATACTGTCGAATGCCCGAGAGATCCTTGCTTGGATCCCACCAACGGGGAAAGCACACTGTCAGGAGAGAATCAAAATAATAATACCAATCAGCCAATTTTAAACTCGGTGAAGCAGGAAGGAGATCACAACAATCCCACAGATGACTTACCTG ATTGTAGTGGTAATGTGATTACTGCAGATGGAATTCAGCCATTAGTTAGTAATGTTCTTGGAAAACAAATGGGAACTAATACAGGAAGCGGCGAAGCTCAATATATGCAACAACAAAGtcaaatttttgtattttctaCAACATTAGCAAACAAAGGTGCAGATGCAGTATTGCAGGGGCAATATCCGTCAATTATTGCTTATCACTGTGCACAGCCAGGCACTAAAAAGTATTTAGAG aAACATCCGAACAAAGTGAACCAATTTCGTCAAAATCCTGCACAGTGGTTGAACAATTTTGCCATGATGAAACAGAAAGGTCATCAAGGAGGTACAAATAATACTTTTCCAACGGAGCAACCCCCAGATCTACCGGCCCTTGATCCCAATGCTCCACCATTTTGGAATGAACAACCCAATCTCAGAAACTTGAATGGTGGGAATTCTCTTGGCAATTCTGAACCATCGTTGGATGACGCAAATATAGACGTGCCTTGTCTTGTACCAAATTCACCTGGAAATGCAG CAAATCCACAACCTTCTAATAGTACAATGGGACACAGTCCCAATTTATTAGGAGGCAGTACCAGTCCAGGTCCAGGGAGTTTGCAACCATCCCTGCAGGGTGTTAAAGTTCCAGATGAAAATTTAACCCCGCAGCAAAGGCAACACAGAGAAGTACAATTAGCAACCATAAGGAAAATGCAAATGATGTTATTTCCTGAACACAAAGAAGAACCTACTAATACATTAGACACAACGCAAGGAACAACAGTGTCGTCGTGTCCATCAACAAATGTTCCTCCAGTGGTACCATCGCAGTGTCCTCCGAGCATGGACTGGCATAAATTACAGCACCAGTTTCTCGATGGGAAAACCAAG GGTAGCGTTGGAAGTCCTGGTACAGGAGTTTCATTAAGAGGTGCTGGTATGGTTGGAGTCCCTCGAAGTCAAGGACCACCACCGCCATATCATCAAACAACTCGTTCTGCAAGCGTACCGATCGCAATACAAAGCCCGAACCCTTCGTCGCCGAATAATCCCACTAGTAATTTGTCGTTACCATCGCCACGTGCAAGTTCAGCATTAAATTCACCGGCAGACTGCAATAGGCAATTTCAACTTAGCAATCAGAGAACGAACCATCTACCTGGACAGAGTCCAACCAGCCAGGATTCTCCCAATCCAACAGTTGGCAACGCGACTGCAGTATCAACGACAAGATTAAACCACAGTAATCCGGGCACACCGGTTTCCCACTCACACATCTCGTCATTGAGTCCAAGTGGACCAACTGCACAAAAGGACTCACCTCTGGATTTTCCTAACAGTCAACCACCAAACG TGGATGGTATGTTTTGCCGCACGCTGCAATCCTTAGCCCAGCAAAAACAACATACTGGAGCAGTGAACGCAGCAGGCGTTAAGGAAGCCAATTTGATGCCGGTTCCGAGTCCGCAACAGATTCAATACCTCAACACGTTCGAGGGACAGGAATTGACTATACAGAAACAGCCAAATACAAGTTTAAAGGATGGTAATTTGTCCAC GAACACCACCAGCAACACCGAAATATCGAATAGAATTTTGCCAGGAAATTTAGATAATAGCAATCAATTTTCTGCTAGATCTGAAGGTGCGAGTCCGGTTCAGATGGATAGTATGAACCGTGGTTTTGCCGGTTCACTTCATAGTCCTCATACTCCTCATACTCCGCACACACCAGGCAATGGTGCTCCTCATACTCCAGTTGATCCTGGAAAGCCTGGCAATAAATCAAGCGCAAGTGCACAAAGTAGTCCGGTACCGCATAATACCAACATACCAGACAGCATGGGTCCACCGAGAACGGTACCAGCATCGCCTACTACAAAACCCGACACATCTCCGCCTTCGACAAAGGatacacaacagcaacaacaacagcagcagcaacagacACAGCAACAGCAGCCACCGccgcagcaacagcaacaacaatcTTCGGTAGTGAATCCAAACAATTCTGGAAGTACAACGGTAGTGCCTTCGTTAGGTGGAGGCACAGCCGGCTCGTTCCCTTGTGGTAGACCTTCCATAAACGTGAGTCAACCTTCAGACAATGTGCCTCTAAATCCCAACAACATCGGAGGGCGACTCGGCAGTTTAACCGCCATGAGTACAAATCACTTCGACCCTATAACTTCGTTAGCTCAAATGAGTCAACAATTGACGAACACCGCGGCCAGTAATTCGTTGGGTAACGATGGACCTATACACTCCGGTAATACCGGAATGATGCAATTCGGGAACCCGCACAATATGCACATGATGCAAATGGGCAGCGAGATGAATGGAAATTGTCATATGGGTGGGCCGCCGAATGAGCCAGGTGAAGTGGGAGGAATGTGTATGGGTTTACCGGGGCCACCGACCAGCTACAGTCCCACGACATCACATACAGGAAGTCCCGGAGTGGTACCCAGTAAAATGGGACATCCCATCATGGGTCACGGCATGATGAGCAGCCATTCGGGTAGTGCAGGCGGTGCGTATCCGGGTGGCGATCCACATGCACCACCACCGAGATTAATGACAGGACACGTGACCGGCCCAAGCCCTTACAATGGAGCGAACGTTCAAGTGAAGCCCAGCGCTCCAAACACGATTCAATATTTACCAGCGAGACCCAATGTTGGCCACACACCGAGAGGGCCCCCAAGTTTGGACTTCCTTCAGCGGTTCACGAATCCTCTATCTAATTTAGAGTCAAAAATGGGCACGCCTTCTGTAAATCTTCAGTACTTCCCGAACGGTTGTGTACCAAATAACATGGGTCCACACGGTGGCATGCCATCAGCTATGACCGGAGGCCTTCCTAGCATGGGAGGCTCTCCGAGGATGGACGGTCAATCTATGAATTCGTCAGTCGGTGTGCATCCTTCGATGAGACCGGTCGGCAACATGAGACCCCAACCAAATCTAATGCGAATGCAGCACATGGTTGGGGGCGGTGTCTTTCCAGGAGGTTCGATGGATCCAGATAAAGTCTTCCCGCCCGAAATGGTGTCGCAAGTTCCCAATCAAGCTAACCCTGGTATGTTCGTATCCGGCAGCAAAGGCAGCCCTATGGGGTTAGGACCTCCTCCTGACGCGACTCAACCACTACCGCCAAGCATGGGTGGTGCTACTAGTAATTTTAAAAACAGCCCTTTCGTTGGTAGTGGACCTAGCATGTCGGACCCAAATTATGCTCAACAATTCCATAACTTCCAACAGCAGTTATATGCCACCAGTACTAGGGGAAGCGGGCCACCGCATCCTAATTTACATCCACCACCGAATTCGCATTCGCATCAACAATTCTTCATGCCCAAATAA
- the lgs gene encoding BCL9 domain-containing protein legless isoform X2: MKTEKKPSEPSCVSTTVVKEEPDTDPVKIKEESSGANNDDTTGEDTVECPRDPCLDPTNGESTLSGENQNNNTNQPILNSVKQEGDHNNPTDDLPDCSGNVITADGIQPLVSNVLGKQMGTNTGSGEAQYMQQQSQIFVFSTTLANKGADAVLQGQYPSIIAYHCAQPGTKKYLEKHPNKVNQFRQNPAQWLNNFAMMKQKGHQGGTNNTFPTEQPPDLPALDPNAPPFWNEQPNLRNLNGGNSLGNSEPSLDDANIDVPCLVPNSPGNAANPQPSNSTMGHSPNLLGGSTSPGPGSLQPSLQGVKVPDENLTPQQRQHREVQLATIRKMQMMLFPEHKEEPTNTLDTTQGTTVSSCPSTNVPPVVPSQCPPSMDWHKLQHQFLDGKTKGSVGSPGTGVSLRGAGMVGVPRSQGPPPPYHQTTRSASVPIAIQSPNPSSPNNPTSNLSLPSPRASSALNSPADCNRQFQLSNQRTNHLPGQSPTSQDSPNPTVGNATAVSTTRLNHSNPGTPVSHSHISSLSPSGPTAQKDSPLDFPNSQPPNAQQKQHTGAVNAAGVKEANLMPVPSPQQIQYLNTFEGQELTIQKQPNTSLKDGNLSTNTTSNTEISNRILPGNLDNSNQFSARSEGASPVQMDSMNRGFAGSLHSPHTPHTPHTPGNGAPHTPVDPGKPGNKSSASAQSSPVPHNTNIPDSMGPPRTVPASPTTKPDTSPPSTKDTQQQQQQQQQQTQQQQPPPQQQQQQSSVVNPNNSGSTTVVPSLGGGTAGSFPCGRPSINVSQPSDNVPLNPNNIGGRLGSLTAMSTNHFDPITSLAQMSQQLTNTAASNSLGNDGPIHSGNTGMMQFGNPHNMHMMQMGSEMNGNCHMGGPPNEPGEVGGMCMGLPGPPTSYSPTTSHTGSPGVVPSKMGHPIMGHGMMSSHSGSAGGAYPGGDPHAPPPRLMTGHVTGPSPYNGANVQVKPSAPNTIQYLPARPNVGHTPRGPPSLDFLQRFTNPLSNLESKMGTPSVNLQYFPNGCVPNNMGPHGGMPSAMTGGLPSMGGSPRMDGQSMNSSVGVHPSMRPVGNMRPQPNLMRMQHMVGGGVFPGGSMDPDKVFPPEMVSQVPNQANPGMFVSGSKGSPMGLGPPPDATQPLPPSMGGATSNFKNSPFVGSGPSMSDPNYAQQFHNFQQQLYATSTRGSGPPHPNLHPPPNSHSHQQFFMPK, from the exons atgaaaacagaaaagaaaccAAGCGAACCGAGTTGCGTGTCTACCACTGTAGTGAAAGAGGAGCCTGATACTGATCCAGTCAAGATCAAGGAGGAAAGTAGTGGAGCTAACAACGATGACACAACTGGAGAGGATACTGTCGAATGCCCGAGAGATCCTTGCTTGGATCCCACCAACGGGGAAAGCACACTGTCAGGAGAGAATCAAAATAATAATACCAATCAGCCAATTTTAAACTCGGTGAAGCAGGAAGGAGATCACAACAATCCCACAGATGACTTACCTG ATTGTAGTGGTAATGTGATTACTGCAGATGGAATTCAGCCATTAGTTAGTAATGTTCTTGGAAAACAAATGGGAACTAATACAGGAAGCGGCGAAGCTCAATATATGCAACAACAAAGtcaaatttttgtattttctaCAACATTAGCAAACAAAGGTGCAGATGCAGTATTGCAGGGGCAATATCCGTCAATTATTGCTTATCACTGTGCACAGCCAGGCACTAAAAAGTATTTAGAG aAACATCCGAACAAAGTGAACCAATTTCGTCAAAATCCTGCACAGTGGTTGAACAATTTTGCCATGATGAAACAGAAAGGTCATCAAGGAGGTACAAATAATACTTTTCCAACGGAGCAACCCCCAGATCTACCGGCCCTTGATCCCAATGCTCCACCATTTTGGAATGAACAACCCAATCTCAGAAACTTGAATGGTGGGAATTCTCTTGGCAATTCTGAACCATCGTTGGATGACGCAAATATAGACGTGCCTTGTCTTGTACCAAATTCACCTGGAAATGCAG CAAATCCACAACCTTCTAATAGTACAATGGGACACAGTCCCAATTTATTAGGAGGCAGTACCAGTCCAGGTCCAGGGAGTTTGCAACCATCCCTGCAGGGTGTTAAAGTTCCAGATGAAAATTTAACCCCGCAGCAAAGGCAACACAGAGAAGTACAATTAGCAACCATAAGGAAAATGCAAATGATGTTATTTCCTGAACACAAAGAAGAACCTACTAATACATTAGACACAACGCAAGGAACAACAGTGTCGTCGTGTCCATCAACAAATGTTCCTCCAGTGGTACCATCGCAGTGTCCTCCGAGCATGGACTGGCATAAATTACAGCACCAGTTTCTCGATGGGAAAACCAAG GGTAGCGTTGGAAGTCCTGGTACAGGAGTTTCATTAAGAGGTGCTGGTATGGTTGGAGTCCCTCGAAGTCAAGGACCACCACCGCCATATCATCAAACAACTCGTTCTGCAAGCGTACCGATCGCAATACAAAGCCCGAACCCTTCGTCGCCGAATAATCCCACTAGTAATTTGTCGTTACCATCGCCACGTGCAAGTTCAGCATTAAATTCACCGGCAGACTGCAATAGGCAATTTCAACTTAGCAATCAGAGAACGAACCATCTACCTGGACAGAGTCCAACCAGCCAGGATTCTCCCAATCCAACAGTTGGCAACGCGACTGCAGTATCAACGACAAGATTAAACCACAGTAATCCGGGCACACCGGTTTCCCACTCACACATCTCGTCATTGAGTCCAAGTGGACCAACTGCACAAAAGGACTCACCTCTGGATTTTCCTAACAGTCAACCACCAAACG CCCAGCAAAAACAACATACTGGAGCAGTGAACGCAGCAGGCGTTAAGGAAGCCAATTTGATGCCGGTTCCGAGTCCGCAACAGATTCAATACCTCAACACGTTCGAGGGACAGGAATTGACTATACAGAAACAGCCAAATACAAGTTTAAAGGATGGTAATTTGTCCAC GAACACCACCAGCAACACCGAAATATCGAATAGAATTTTGCCAGGAAATTTAGATAATAGCAATCAATTTTCTGCTAGATCTGAAGGTGCGAGTCCGGTTCAGATGGATAGTATGAACCGTGGTTTTGCCGGTTCACTTCATAGTCCTCATACTCCTCATACTCCGCACACACCAGGCAATGGTGCTCCTCATACTCCAGTTGATCCTGGAAAGCCTGGCAATAAATCAAGCGCAAGTGCACAAAGTAGTCCGGTACCGCATAATACCAACATACCAGACAGCATGGGTCCACCGAGAACGGTACCAGCATCGCCTACTACAAAACCCGACACATCTCCGCCTTCGACAAAGGatacacaacagcaacaacaacagcagcagcaacagacACAGCAACAGCAGCCACCGccgcagcaacagcaacaacaatcTTCGGTAGTGAATCCAAACAATTCTGGAAGTACAACGGTAGTGCCTTCGTTAGGTGGAGGCACAGCCGGCTCGTTCCCTTGTGGTAGACCTTCCATAAACGTGAGTCAACCTTCAGACAATGTGCCTCTAAATCCCAACAACATCGGAGGGCGACTCGGCAGTTTAACCGCCATGAGTACAAATCACTTCGACCCTATAACTTCGTTAGCTCAAATGAGTCAACAATTGACGAACACCGCGGCCAGTAATTCGTTGGGTAACGATGGACCTATACACTCCGGTAATACCGGAATGATGCAATTCGGGAACCCGCACAATATGCACATGATGCAAATGGGCAGCGAGATGAATGGAAATTGTCATATGGGTGGGCCGCCGAATGAGCCAGGTGAAGTGGGAGGAATGTGTATGGGTTTACCGGGGCCACCGACCAGCTACAGTCCCACGACATCACATACAGGAAGTCCCGGAGTGGTACCCAGTAAAATGGGACATCCCATCATGGGTCACGGCATGATGAGCAGCCATTCGGGTAGTGCAGGCGGTGCGTATCCGGGTGGCGATCCACATGCACCACCACCGAGATTAATGACAGGACACGTGACCGGCCCAAGCCCTTACAATGGAGCGAACGTTCAAGTGAAGCCCAGCGCTCCAAACACGATTCAATATTTACCAGCGAGACCCAATGTTGGCCACACACCGAGAGGGCCCCCAAGTTTGGACTTCCTTCAGCGGTTCACGAATCCTCTATCTAATTTAGAGTCAAAAATGGGCACGCCTTCTGTAAATCTTCAGTACTTCCCGAACGGTTGTGTACCAAATAACATGGGTCCACACGGTGGCATGCCATCAGCTATGACCGGAGGCCTTCCTAGCATGGGAGGCTCTCCGAGGATGGACGGTCAATCTATGAATTCGTCAGTCGGTGTGCATCCTTCGATGAGACCGGTCGGCAACATGAGACCCCAACCAAATCTAATGCGAATGCAGCACATGGTTGGGGGCGGTGTCTTTCCAGGAGGTTCGATGGATCCAGATAAAGTCTTCCCGCCCGAAATGGTGTCGCAAGTTCCCAATCAAGCTAACCCTGGTATGTTCGTATCCGGCAGCAAAGGCAGCCCTATGGGGTTAGGACCTCCTCCTGACGCGACTCAACCACTACCGCCAAGCATGGGTGGTGCTACTAGTAATTTTAAAAACAGCCCTTTCGTTGGTAGTGGACCTAGCATGTCGGACCCAAATTATGCTCAACAATTCCATAACTTCCAACAGCAGTTATATGCCACCAGTACTAGGGGAAGCGGGCCACCGCATCCTAATTTACATCCACCACCGAATTCGCATTCGCATCAACAATTCTTCATGCCCAAATAA
- the Tasp1 gene encoding taspase 1, with amino-acid sequence MSIVKQGFIAVHVGAGKHSNALKEKYQKLCRLACETGIQNLKNGGNTLDAIVETIMILENSPLTNAGFGSNLTLEGTVECDASVMDGTTLQFGAVGAVSGIKNPVLLAKRLCEQQSIKIAYGRIPPSFLVGNGAHVWAQEMGIQTLPPEQLISMKAQKIYKHYKRKVEDSDLEIQKCAKKRMDTVGAICVDKEGNIAAACSSGGIILKYPGRVGQAGVWGCGTWAYKDKYSVGTSTSGCGEHLIRTSLARTIAEAISNSSCPTTSLHHAMKVNFIDSKFLCGLEQKLGGVIALRYSPQEGLGDLLWSHSTNSMIIGYMNSTEQSAVSHMSSLSPNEVGKKAVVEGICFKINETTDS; translated from the exons ATGAGTATTGTCAAACAAGGGTTTATTGCTGTCCACGTAG GTGCAGGAAAGCATTCAAATGCTCTTAAGGAAAAATATCAAAAGTTATGCCGCCTAGCCTGTGAAACT GGTATTCAAAATTTAAAGAATGGTGGCAATACATTGGATGCAATAGTAGAAACTATAATGATATTAGAGAATTCACCTCTAACAAATGCTGGATTTGGTTCTAATCTTACTTTAGAAGGAACTGTTGAATGCGATGCCAGTGTGATGGATGGCACAACATTACAGTTCGGAGCAGTCGGTGCAGTTAGTGGAATAAAAAATCCTGTGTTGTTAGCAAAACGTCTTTGTGAACAACAGTCAATTAAAATTGCATATGGCAGAATTCCACCAAG CTTTCTAGTTGGGAATGGAGCACACGTATGGGCACAAGAAATGGGGATTCAAACTTTACCTCCAGAACAGCTAATTTCAA tgAAAGCCCAAAAGATATATAAACATTACAAAAGGAAAGTAGAGGATTCAGATCTGGAAATTCAAAAG TGTGCCAAAAAGAGAATGGATACAGTTGGTGCAATATGTGTTGATAAAGAAGGAAATATTGCTGCTGCCTGTTCAAGCGGtggtattatattaaaatatccaGGAAGAGTAGGACAA GCTGGAGTATGGGGTTGCGGTACTTGGGCATATAAAGACAAATACTCAGTAGGAACAAGTACATCTGGCTGTGGAGAACACCTAATTCGTACTTCATTAGCACGCACAATTGCAGAAGCTATTTCAAATAGCTCCTGTCCAACCACTAGTTTACATCATGCTATGAAAGTCAATTTTATCG ATTCAAAATTTTTGTGTGGACTTGAACAGAAACTTGGAGGTGTCATTGCTCTTCGATATTCACCGCAGGAAGGACTGGGTGATCTTCTATGGAGTCATTCAACTAATTCAATGATAATAGGTTACATGAATTCTACTGAGCAATCAGCGGTA AGTCATATGTCCAGCCTCTCACCTAACGAAGTTGGCAAAAAAGCAGTTGTGGAAGGAATATGTTTCAAGATTAACGAAACAACTGACTCTTAA